In one window of Deinococcus terrestris DNA:
- a CDS encoding glycoside hydrolase family 36 protein, translating to MAPPTHWTLPAPPGEVRVLVSGYQSWSEAELRPLTERQSVPLMRWRHEQGHDPAFLPSGEAGVWRSHTLIALIRPDGGGWVGCAGDAAATFTHWEARAGEGNIKVTCTQEGTPTEVAWEETGNVIGTVEALAARLGQAMTARTPPPLRVWCSWYSYYREVTLGAVLDNARLARELDLPFDVFQLDDGFQAGIGDWLDPSPDFGGHARDLPGPLSELGFTPGLWLAPFLAAPTSRLAAEHPEWLLRGEDGTPLLAGHNWGTPHHALDTTHPEVRAWLRDLAATVRGWGYPYLKLDFLFGGALPGVRHDPTVSRAGAYRMGLQALRDGAGEDAFLLGCGAPLAASVGLVDAMRTGPDVAPLWEEESRRLWLGDATGPSARNALHTALSRWYQHAWYQPDPDVAIVRRERSLLNDEERGAVAGMLDVIGGLRASSDPLGGLDGHELGLLRRCLEISSPDRPRTLTRSLGGAVTHFGRGTFNLTGKAAEGIPAHGYREVPHD from the coding sequence ATGGCCCCCCCCACCCACTGGACCCTCCCCGCCCCCCCCGGAGAGGTGCGCGTTCTCGTCAGCGGTTACCAGTCGTGGAGCGAGGCCGAGCTGCGGCCCCTGACCGAGCGCCAGAGCGTCCCGCTGATGCGCTGGCGGCACGAGCAGGGCCACGACCCCGCCTTCCTCCCCAGCGGCGAGGCGGGCGTGTGGCGCTCGCATACCCTGATCGCGCTGATTCGCCCGGACGGGGGCGGCTGGGTCGGGTGCGCGGGGGACGCGGCGGCCACCTTCACCCACTGGGAGGCCCGCGCGGGGGAGGGAAATATCAAAGTCACCTGCACCCAGGAGGGAACGCCTACCGAGGTCGCCTGGGAGGAGACGGGGAACGTGATCGGCACCGTGGAGGCCCTCGCCGCACGGTTGGGGCAGGCCATGACCGCCCGCACCCCGCCGCCGCTGCGGGTGTGGTGCAGTTGGTACTCGTACTACCGGGAGGTGACGCTGGGGGCTGTGCTGGACAATGCCCGGCTGGCCCGCGAGCTGGACCTCCCCTTCGACGTCTTCCAGCTCGACGACGGCTTTCAGGCGGGCATCGGGGACTGGCTGGACCCGTCCCCCGACTTCGGCGGGCACGCCCGCGACCTGCCGGGGCCGCTTTCGGAACTGGGCTTCACGCCGGGGCTGTGGCTGGCCCCCTTCCTGGCCGCGCCGACCTCGCGGCTGGCCGCCGAGCACCCGGAGTGGCTGCTGCGGGGGGAAGACGGCACGCCCCTGCTCGCCGGGCACAACTGGGGCACGCCGCACCACGCGCTGGACACCACCCACCCGGAGGTGCGGGCCTGGCTGCGCGACCTCGCGGCGACGGTGCGGGGATGGGGCTACCCGTACCTCAAGCTGGACTTCCTGTTCGGCGGGGCGCTGCCGGGGGTGCGGCATGACCCCACGGTGAGCCGGGCGGGGGCGTACCGGATGGGCCTGCAAGCCCTGCGCGACGGGGCGGGCGAGGACGCCTTCCTGCTGGGCTGCGGGGCACCGCTCGCCGCCTCGGTGGGGCTGGTGGACGCCATGCGGACCGGGCCGGACGTGGCCCCCCTCTGGGAGGAGGAATCGCGGCGGCTGTGGCTGGGCGACGCGACCGGCCCCTCGGCGCGGAATGCGCTGCACACGGCGCTGTCGCGCTGGTACCAGCACGCGTGGTATCAGCCCGACCCCGATGTCGCCATCGTGCGGCGGGAGCGCAGTCTTCTGAATGACGAGGAGCGCGGGGCGGTGGCCGGGATGCTCGACGTGATCGGCGGCCTGCGGGCCAGCAGCGACCCCCTCGGCGGGCTGGACGGGCACGAACTGGGGCTGCTGCGCCGCTGTCTGGAGATCAGCTCGCCCGACCGTCCCCGCACCCTGACCCGCAGCCTCGGCGGGGCCGTGACCCACTTCGGGCGCGGCACCTTCAACCTGACGGGGAAGGCGGCGGAGGGCATTCCCGCCCACGGCTACCGCGAGGTGCCCCATGACTGA
- the glpK gene encoding glycerol kinase GlpK encodes MTRYVLALDQGTTSSRALLFDREGTVQALAQKEVPPHFPRPGWVEHDPGELWSTQIGVAQEALARAGARPADVAAIGITNQRETTLLWDRRTGEPLHRAIVWQDRRTAPLCAELRARGLEDTFRERTGLLLDPYFSGTKLRWLLDHVPGARERAERGELAFGTVDSWLVYQLTGGERHVTDATNASRTLLYNLHTGGWDDELLALLDIPRALLPEVRPSSEVYGHTAAHLFGHRIPVAGIAGDQQAATFGQACLTPGMAKNTYGTGCFLLLNTGEQAVPSGHRLLTTVAWDLGGRRTYALEGSVFVAGAAVGWLRDGLGLIREAGEVEALAASVPTSGGVYFVPAFVGLGAPYWDPYARGTLVGLTRGTTGAHLARAALEATAFQSAEVLLAMRQDHAAPLRELRVDGGGSRNALLMQMQADLLGVPVVRPRVTETTALGAALLAGLAVGFWEGPGDVTRLWQEERVFEPALPGDEREHRLARWRQAVERSRGWAEEEQDGEA; translated from the coding sequence ATGACCCGGTACGTCCTCGCACTCGATCAGGGCACCACCAGCAGCCGGGCGCTGCTCTTTGACCGGGAGGGCACCGTGCAGGCCCTCGCGCAAAAGGAGGTGCCGCCGCACTTTCCCCGGCCCGGCTGGGTCGAGCACGACCCCGGCGAGCTGTGGAGCACCCAGATCGGCGTGGCGCAAGAAGCCCTGGCCCGCGCCGGGGCACGGCCCGCCGACGTGGCCGCCATCGGGATCACCAACCAGCGCGAGACGACGCTGCTGTGGGACCGCCGCACCGGGGAGCCGCTGCACCGGGCCATCGTGTGGCAGGACCGCCGTACCGCGCCCCTGTGCGCCGAATTGCGGGCGCGGGGCCTGGAAGACACCTTCCGGGAGAGGACAGGCCTACTGCTCGACCCCTATTTCAGCGGCACGAAGCTGCGCTGGCTGCTCGACCACGTGCCCGGAGCGCGGGAGCGGGCGGAGCGGGGCGAGCTGGCCTTCGGCACGGTGGACTCGTGGCTGGTCTATCAGCTCACGGGGGGCGAGCGGCACGTCACCGACGCGACGAACGCCAGCCGGACGCTGCTGTACAACCTGCACACCGGGGGCTGGGACGACGAACTCCTCGCGCTGCTGGACATCCCCCGCGCCCTGCTGCCGGAGGTCCGGCCCAGTTCGGAGGTCTACGGGCATACCGCCGCGCACCTGTTCGGGCACCGGATTCCGGTCGCGGGCATCGCGGGCGACCAGCAGGCGGCGACCTTTGGGCAGGCGTGCCTGACGCCGGGCATGGCGAAAAACACCTACGGAACCGGCTGCTTCCTGCTGCTGAACACGGGCGAGCAGGCGGTCCCCAGCGGCCACCGCCTGCTGACCACCGTGGCGTGGGACCTGGGGGGCAGGCGGACCTACGCGCTGGAGGGCAGCGTGTTCGTGGCGGGCGCGGCGGTGGGCTGGCTGCGCGACGGGCTGGGCCTGATCCGGGAGGCGGGGGAGGTCGAGGCGCTGGCCGCCAGCGTGCCCACGTCGGGCGGCGTGTATTTCGTGCCCGCCTTCGTGGGGCTGGGGGCGCCCTACTGGGACCCCTACGCGCGGGGCACGCTGGTGGGCCTGACGCGCGGGACGACCGGGGCGCACCTCGCCCGCGCCGCGCTGGAGGCGACCGCCTTCCAGTCCGCCGAGGTGCTGCTCGCCATGAGGCAGGACCACGCGGCCCCGCTGCGCGAGCTGCGGGTGGACGGCGGGGGCAGCCGCAACGCCCTCCTGATGCAGATGCAGGCCGACCTGCTGGGCGTGCCGGTCGTGCGCCCCCGCGTCACCGAGACGACGGCGCTGGGCGCGGCGTTGCTCGCCGGGTTGGCGGTGGGCTTCTGGGAGGGACCGGGCGACGTGACGCGGCTGTGGCAAGAGGAGCGCGTCTTCGAGCCCGCATTGCCTGGCGATGAACGCGAGCACCGCCTCGCCCGCTGGCGGCAGGCGGTCGAGCGCAGCCGGGGGTGGGCGGAGGAGGAACAGGACGGGGAAGCCTGA
- a CDS encoding GGDEF domain-containing protein, with the protein MRRSWLRLPPLDPLRLVFWAPMVAAGLGLIILYGRGIPSPFYVGVLVAAIVFDLLGLFGPTWLRARLREQFPVAYLLLLLSAWAASFYVLPGHPATPMVRLAALMHTTTLYVFLFLRRRPLVAAWHALVTLGAFLAVVLPYSLQSYGRGGAFDGPMLPLTLLLTHGTLILTLRSFAEARFALAEARVRAQALHELAHHDPLTGLPNRRALEQDLAGPPTGSVLAVVDVDGLKRVNDTLGHAAGDDLLRRFAHGFARAVGPGGRAYRISGDEFALLIPGPEIPHLEDLVGTVAGEVRRTYPQADASVGGAPWQAGECASAWLARADRAMYRHKERERRSGQADDRT; encoded by the coding sequence ATGCGCCGCTCGTGGCTCCGGCTCCCGCCCCTCGATCCGCTGAGGCTGGTGTTCTGGGCGCCGATGGTGGCCGCTGGGCTGGGGCTGATCATCCTTTACGGGCGTGGCATTCCCTCGCCCTTTTACGTGGGGGTGCTGGTGGCCGCGATCGTCTTTGACCTGCTGGGCCTCTTCGGTCCCACCTGGCTGCGGGCTCGGCTGCGCGAGCAGTTTCCGGTCGCCTACCTGCTGCTGCTGCTGAGCGCGTGGGCCGCGTCGTTCTATGTGCTGCCCGGCCATCCCGCCACCCCGATGGTGCGGCTGGCGGCGCTGATGCACACGACCACCCTGTACGTGTTCCTGTTCCTGCGGCGGCGGCCACTGGTGGCCGCGTGGCACGCGCTGGTCACGCTGGGCGCTTTCCTGGCCGTGGTGCTGCCCTACAGTCTGCAAAGCTACGGGCGCGGCGGGGCCTTCGACGGGCCGATGCTCCCGCTGACGCTGCTGCTGACCCACGGCACGCTGATCCTGACCCTGCGCTCCTTCGCCGAGGCGCGGTTCGCCCTCGCCGAGGCCCGCGTCCGCGCCCAGGCCCTGCACGAGCTGGCACACCATGACCCCCTGACCGGGCTGCCCAACCGCCGCGCCCTCGAACAGGACCTCGCCGGGCCGCCCACCGGGTCCGTCCTGGCCGTGGTCGACGTGGACGGCCTCAAGAGGGTCAACGACACGTTGGGCCACGCCGCCGGGGACGACCTGCTGCGGCGCTTCGCCCACGGCTTCGCCCGCGCGGTGGGGCCAGGGGGCCGCGCCTACCGCATCAGCGGCGACGAGTTCGCCCTGCTGATTCCTGGTCCGGAGATTCCCCACCTGGAAGACCTCGTCGGGACAGTCGCCGGGGAGGTGCGCCGGACCTACCCCCAGGCCGACGCCAGCGTGGGCGGTGCCCCCTGGCAGGCGGGTGAGTGCGCGAGCGCCTGGCTTGCCCGCGCCGACCGTGCCATGTACCGCCACAAGGAGCGGGAGCGCCGGTCGGGGCAGGCGGACGACCGGACCTGA
- a CDS encoding M42 family metallopeptidase: MPAPQPSPDTQRLLAHLRGLVALTGPSGSEEDVIRAAHRAALPLADRVEVDAFGNVVAVREAADSGARRLILAAHLDEVGFRVRAVTLGGFLRLEKVGGTDDRILLAQRVHVRTEGGPLLGVIGTKSAHLLTDTDRARVVPQAELYVDVGARNAEEAAEMGIRVGDPVGFVGELAELGRGSGRFVAHALDDRAGAAVLLALLERYRDTPPPVTLIVAFTTQEEVGLRGATAVARAQQADVALALDMTAADDTPEFAAPHLRLGGGPTVKVMDFSTLAHPAVRRGLEAAAQARGLNVQPELLRGIGTDAGALQHAGRGIPAGAVSVANRSTHSPVEVLDLADLLGALELLDGFVQGLPGLDLRFVALDE, encoded by the coding sequence ATGCCCGCTCCCCAGCCCAGTCCCGACACCCAACGCCTCCTCGCCCATCTGCGCGGCCTCGTGGCCTTGACCGGCCCCAGCGGCTCCGAGGAGGACGTGATTCGCGCCGCGCACCGCGCCGCCCTGCCGCTGGCCGACCGGGTAGAGGTGGACGCCTTCGGCAACGTGGTCGCCGTGCGGGAGGCCGCTGATTCCGGTGCCCGCCGCCTGATTCTCGCCGCGCACCTCGACGAGGTGGGCTTCCGGGTGCGGGCCGTCACGCTGGGGGGGTTCCTGCGGCTGGAAAAGGTGGGCGGCACCGACGACCGCATCCTGCTCGCCCAGCGGGTGCACGTTCGCACCGAAGGGGGGCCGCTGCTGGGGGTAATCGGCACGAAAAGCGCCCACCTCCTGACTGACACCGACCGTGCCCGCGTGGTTCCGCAGGCCGAGCTGTACGTGGACGTGGGTGCCCGCAATGCCGAGGAAGCCGCCGAAATGGGCATCCGCGTCGGCGACCCGGTGGGCTTCGTGGGCGAGCTGGCCGAACTCGGGCGCGGCAGTGGCCGCTTTGTGGCCCACGCCCTCGACGACCGCGCGGGGGCCGCCGTGCTGCTTGCCCTGCTGGAGCGCTACCGCGACACGCCCCCGCCCGTCACCCTGATCGTGGCCTTTACCACCCAGGAGGAGGTCGGCCTGCGCGGGGCCACCGCCGTCGCCCGCGCCCAGCAGGCCGACGTGGCCCTCGCCCTCGACATGACGGCCGCCGACGACACCCCCGAGTTCGCCGCCCCGCACCTGCGGCTGGGCGGCGGTCCCACCGTCAAGGTGATGGACTTTTCCACCCTCGCGCACCCTGCCGTGCGCCGGGGGCTGGAGGCCGCCGCCCAGGCCCGTGGCCTGAACGTGCAACCCGAGCTGCTGCGCGGCATCGGGACCGACGCGGGAGCGTTGCAGCACGCGGGTCGGGGCATTCCGGCGGGAGCTGTCTCGGTCGCCAACCGCTCTACCCACAGCCCGGTGGAGGTGCTCGACCTCGCGGACCTGCTCGGGGCGCTGGAGTTGCTGGACGGCTTCGTGCAGGGGTTGCCGGGCCTCGACCTGCGCTTTGTGGCGCTGGACGAATAA
- a CDS encoding glycoside hydrolase family 43 protein: MGLNLRTPASPLLAALLLGLGTSGAPAGAGGSGPLAQARPAAKPATYTNPVIPDDFPDPFILRVGGTYYAYGTNSGGVDLPVLKSSDLVKWQRVGEGMGRLGAWATGGYTWAPEVARTSAGYVLYYTARHTESGRQCIGAAVSKLPTGPFNDTNKAPLVCQLDLGGSIDASPFQDKNGQRYLYWKNDGNCCNQFTGIWVQKLSADGLKLTGKATDLLYNGALWEGNLIEAPQVYARAGKYYLFYSAADYNSDTYAVGYAVASSPTGPFRKLSREEPWLATKGKVAGPGGQGIITDGKGNPWLYYHAWTAGQVGYENGGQRSMRIDALTWKNGLAVLKGPSLTPQVAPARP, translated from the coding sequence ATGGGGCTGAATTTGCGCACTCCCGCCTCTCCCCTGCTCGCCGCCCTGTTGCTGGGGCTGGGCACGAGTGGGGCGCCCGCCGGGGCCGGGGGCAGTGGGCCGCTCGCCCAGGCCCGGCCCGCCGCCAAGCCCGCGACCTACACCAATCCCGTCATTCCCGACGACTTCCCCGACCCCTTCATCCTGCGGGTGGGGGGCACCTACTACGCCTACGGCACGAACAGCGGCGGGGTGGACCTGCCCGTGCTGAAAAGCAGCGACCTCGTGAAGTGGCAGCGGGTGGGCGAGGGCATGGGGCGGCTGGGAGCCTGGGCGACCGGGGGCTACACCTGGGCGCCGGAAGTGGCCCGCACGAGCGCGGGATACGTCCTGTACTACACTGCCCGCCACACCGAGAGTGGGCGCCAGTGCATCGGCGCAGCGGTGAGCAAATTGCCCACCGGACCCTTCAACGACACGAACAAGGCCCCGCTGGTGTGCCAGCTCGACCTCGGCGGGAGCATCGACGCCAGCCCCTTTCAGGACAAGAACGGGCAGCGCTACCTGTACTGGAAGAACGACGGCAACTGCTGCAACCAGTTCACTGGCATCTGGGTTCAGAAGCTCAGCGCGGACGGGCTGAAGCTCACCGGCAAGGCCACCGACCTGCTCTACAACGGGGCGCTGTGGGAGGGCAACCTGATCGAGGCGCCGCAGGTGTATGCGCGGGCGGGCAAGTATTACCTCTTCTACAGCGCCGCCGACTACAACAGCGACACCTACGCGGTGGGCTACGCCGTGGCGTCCAGCCCGACCGGCCCCTTCCGGAAACTCAGCCGCGAGGAACCGTGGCTGGCGACGAAGGGCAAGGTCGCCGGACCCGGCGGGCAGGGCATCATCACGGACGGGAAAGGCAACCCATGGCTGTATTACCACGCCTGGACGGCGGGGCAGGTGGGCTACGAGAACGGCGGGCAACGGTCCATGCGGATCGACGCCCTGACCTGGAAAAACGGGCTGGCAGTGCTGAAAGGCCCCAGCCTGACCCCGCAGGTGGCTCCGGCGCGGCCCTGA
- a CDS encoding carbohydrate ABC transporter permease, whose protein sequence is MVTPSPRAGAHAAAPVALAPARPPRRFRPPRDIPRFALLCVLAVIFLAPVYWMLATSVKPEVDVISTPTQWVPANPTLENYREVLTSPDGNILRWMWNSFFVATVFTVLHVALCALTAYPLARMRFPGREAIFWFILGSMMIPGIVTLIPQYLMMIRFDWINSFHSLIWPGMAGAFGVFLLRQFFLGLPRELEEAARLDGANSLQVLWHVILPLSIPSLVTLAVFSFMGSWNNFIWPTFVITDVDKLTLPVGVNTFSQRYVTDYGKLMASTAIASIPVLIAYLLAQRYLIEGLSTTGLKE, encoded by the coding sequence ATGGTGACACCCTCGCCCCGCGCCGGGGCACACGCGGCGGCCCCGGTCGCCCTCGCGCCTGCCAGGCCTCCCCGCCGGTTCCGGCCCCCGCGCGACATCCCGCGTTTCGCCCTGCTGTGCGTGCTGGCGGTGATCTTCCTGGCCCCGGTGTACTGGATGCTGGCGACCTCGGTGAAACCGGAGGTGGACGTGATCTCCACGCCGACCCAGTGGGTGCCCGCCAACCCCACCCTGGAGAACTACCGCGAGGTGCTGACCTCGCCCGACGGCAACATCCTGCGCTGGATGTGGAATTCGTTTTTCGTGGCGACGGTGTTCACGGTGCTGCATGTGGCGCTGTGTGCGCTGACCGCCTATCCGCTGGCCCGCATGCGCTTTCCGGGGCGCGAGGCCATTTTCTGGTTCATCCTGGGCTCGATGATGATTCCGGGGATCGTCACCCTGATTCCGCAGTACCTGATGATGATCCGCTTTGACTGGATCAATTCCTTTCACTCCTTGATCTGGCCGGGGATGGCGGGGGCCTTCGGGGTCTTTCTGCTGCGGCAGTTCTTCCTGGGGCTGCCGCGTGAGCTGGAAGAAGCGGCGCGGCTGGACGGCGCGAACAGCCTGCAGGTGCTGTGGCACGTGATCCTGCCGCTGAGCATTCCGTCGCTGGTGACGCTGGCGGTCTTCTCGTTCATGGGGTCGTGGAACAACTTCATCTGGCCGACGTTCGTGATCACCGATGTGGACAAGCTCACGCTGCCCGTCGGCGTGAACACCTTCTCGCAGCGCTACGTGACCGATTACGGCAAGCTGATGGCCTCGACCGCCATCGCCAGCATTCCGGTGCTGATCGCTTACCTGCTCGCGCAGCGTTACCTGATCGAGGGCCTGTCCACCACGGGCCTCAAGGAGTGA
- a CDS encoding carbohydrate ABC transporter permease: protein MSLSVPGEAARPREARRRRGGREGSALTPYLYLLPFLALFLVFVVYPVGYGLFVSMHRWDLLAETRPFVGLEYYRNLFDPETPQSQFFWNSMKNTGFFTLVSVPLLIGTSLGLALLLHRPIFGRAFFRSVFFLPGILTVSVMGILWRWMFDNQIGLVNAVRTDLLGMQPLPFLSTEGLAWVPIIVGTVWWTIGFNMTLYLAGLGNISQSYYEAAEIDGATPWAKFRFITWPLLAPVTLFVFVTTVLASFQLFGQTLVITAGGPNRSTQSTIQYITEEAFSNNQFSSASAMAFLFGLVMLIFTYLQFRIMARDARGEN from the coding sequence GTGAGCCTCAGCGTTCCGGGCGAGGCGGCCCGTCCCCGCGAGGCCCGCCGCCGCCGGGGAGGGCGCGAGGGCAGCGCCCTGACCCCCTACCTGTATCTTCTGCCCTTCCTGGCCCTCTTTCTAGTGTTCGTGGTGTACCCGGTGGGCTACGGCCTCTTTGTGAGCATGCACCGCTGGGACCTGCTGGCCGAGACGCGGCCCTTCGTGGGCCTGGAGTACTACCGCAACCTGTTTGACCCGGAGACGCCGCAGTCACAGTTTTTCTGGAACTCGATGAAGAACACCGGCTTTTTCACGCTGGTGAGCGTGCCCCTGCTGATCGGCACGTCGCTGGGGCTGGCGCTGCTGCTGCACCGGCCCATCTTCGGGCGGGCCTTTTTTCGGTCGGTGTTCTTTCTGCCGGGCATCCTGACCGTCTCGGTGATGGGCATCCTGTGGCGCTGGATGTTCGACAACCAGATCGGGCTGGTCAACGCGGTGCGGACCGACCTGCTGGGGATGCAGCCGCTGCCCTTTCTCTCGACCGAGGGGCTGGCGTGGGTGCCCATCATCGTGGGGACGGTGTGGTGGACCATCGGCTTTAACATGACCCTGTACCTGGCCGGGCTGGGCAACATCTCGCAGAGCTACTACGAGGCCGCCGAGATCGACGGGGCGACCCCCTGGGCCAAGTTCCGCTTCATCACCTGGCCGCTGCTGGCCCCGGTCACCCTGTTCGTGTTCGTGACGACCGTGCTGGCGAGCTTCCAGCTGTTCGGGCAGACGCTGGTGATCACGGCGGGCGGCCCCAATCGCAGCACCCAGAGCACGATTCAGTACATCACCGAGGAGGCGTTTTCCAACAACCAGTTCTCCAGCGCCTCCGCGATGGCCTTCTTGTTCGGGCTGGTCATGCTGATCTTCACGTATCTGCAATTCCGCATCATGGCGCGAGACGCCAGAGGGGAGAATTAG
- a CDS encoding ABC transporter substrate-binding protein, with the protein MNRTVKVTALLLAAGLGGVAAAQTSTYKGPKVTLTYLHGFTGADRPVMERLIAQFNAANPNIEVKAQAQPWGTTWQQLPSLVASGRAPDVVVINEDQITNFVARGAVSPLTNAELQAAGINKSRFYGPLFKTADYEGKSYGVPISSVAYVMFYNKDLMKKSGVSKVPTNRTELLAAARACTTDRNGRKPGQSGFDPKALNTWGISLYNNWVGSRLAYAAILQNGGSLVDKNLNASFNSPQAVEGVQFLVDLVQKHNVARPNSTEEAELAAFSQGKVCFFPSGQWYLDRFEQQKMNFGVAFVPRIGTKQDAAWGGSSHMTLPKQRAGYDANKRRAALAFVNWMTSPTQNLAWTEAGSLPVMPAVANNKKFENRPIAGVFSKLGNIYATSGFPWGGQVLGPFDNAWANAYSGKQSVKAALDAGVSEANKQIQQARKTFQ; encoded by the coding sequence ATGAACCGGACCGTCAAAGTCACTGCCCTGCTGCTCGCCGCCGGTCTCGGCGGAGTCGCCGCCGCCCAGACCTCGACCTACAAGGGGCCGAAAGTCACCCTGACCTACCTGCACGGCTTTACCGGAGCCGACCGCCCGGTCATGGAGCGGCTGATCGCGCAGTTCAACGCGGCCAACCCCAACATCGAGGTCAAGGCGCAGGCCCAGCCCTGGGGCACGACCTGGCAGCAGCTGCCCTCGCTGGTGGCCTCGGGCCGCGCTCCCGACGTCGTGGTGATCAACGAGGACCAGATCACCAACTTCGTCGCGCGGGGGGCGGTGTCGCCGCTCACGAACGCGGAGCTGCAAGCGGCGGGCATCAACAAGTCGCGCTTCTACGGCCCGCTGTTCAAGACCGCCGACTACGAGGGCAAATCCTACGGGGTGCCGATCTCCTCGGTCGCCTACGTCATGTTCTACAACAAGGACCTGATGAAGAAGTCGGGCGTGAGCAAGGTGCCCACCAACCGCACCGAACTGCTGGCGGCGGCGCGGGCCTGCACGACCGACCGCAATGGCCGCAAGCCGGGGCAGTCGGGCTTTGATCCCAAGGCCCTGAATACCTGGGGCATCAGCCTGTACAACAACTGGGTGGGCTCGCGCCTGGCCTACGCCGCGATCCTGCAAAACGGCGGCTCGCTGGTGGACAAGAACCTGAACGCCTCCTTCAACTCGCCGCAGGCGGTCGAGGGCGTGCAGTTCCTGGTGGACCTGGTGCAGAAGCACAACGTGGCCCGCCCCAACAGCACCGAGGAGGCCGAACTCGCGGCCTTCAGCCAGGGCAAGGTGTGCTTCTTCCCCTCGGGGCAGTGGTACCTCGACCGCTTCGAGCAGCAGAAGATGAATTTCGGGGTGGCCTTTGTGCCGCGCATCGGCACCAAGCAGGACGCGGCCTGGGGCGGCAGCAGCCACATGACGCTGCCCAAGCAGCGGGCCGGGTACGACGCCAACAAGCGCCGCGCCGCGCTGGCCTTTGTCAACTGGATGACCTCGCCCACCCAGAACCTCGCCTGGACGGAAGCCGGGAGCCTCCCGGTGATGCCCGCCGTCGCCAACAACAAGAAGTTCGAGAACCGGCCCATCGCGGGCGTGTTCTCGAAGCTGGGCAACATCTACGCGACCTCGGGCTTCCCCTGGGGCGGACAGGTCCTCGGCCCCTTCGACAACGCCTGGGCCAACGCCTACAGCGGCAAGCAGAGTGTGAAGGCGGCGCTGGACGCCGGGGTCAGCGAGGCCAACAAGCAGATTCAGCAGGCCCGCAAGACCTTCCAGTAA